One window from the genome of Acidobacteriota bacterium encodes:
- a CDS encoding RHS repeat-associated core domain-containing protein, translated as SPIEETWTLRDLGGQVLRTWGTVGGSSGTWNHREDHIHRDGQLLASWRPAEGLRFFHLDHLGTSRLITKADGRSAGLHTYFPFGEESVPNGSSERMKFTGHERDTHGTVGQGDDLDYMHARYCNPLNGRFLSVDPIDGEPWNPQTWNRYAYVGNNPLNFIDPDGLFRGETRENPIDGGQVDVCEDQETGEPCRPDHESHSTKSDKSPDFDSFRNFVSEAYHRDGGQGEARSALMRSSFSVSLQAAGVGVCDANCQVLGHVAENFYSNPAYNSIADAQQVSLSLLVGVPVGARAAVAGSRIARSSRMSLFGKTGLLNHNRYLRIGYGRRGGERVFRIGGSWVHKVTGRSKVDLWTIGRL; from the coding sequence AGCCCGATCGAAGAGACCTGGACTCTCAGGGACCTCGGCGGCCAGGTGCTGCGCACCTGGGGCACCGTCGGAGGTTCCTCCGGCACCTGGAACCACCGCGAAGACCACATCCATCGGGACGGTCAGCTGCTGGCTTCGTGGAGACCGGCCGAGGGGTTGAGGTTCTTCCACCTCGACCATCTCGGCACCTCGAGGCTCATCACCAAGGCCGACGGGAGAAGCGCAGGGCTTCACACCTACTTCCCGTTTGGCGAAGAGTCCGTGCCCAACGGGTCCAGCGAGCGGATGAAGTTCACCGGGCACGAGCGGGACACCCACGGCACCGTCGGTCAGGGCGATGACCTCGACTACATGCATGCCCGGTACTGCAATCCGTTGAACGGACGGTTTCTATCCGTGGATCCAATCGACGGAGAGCCGTGGAATCCTCAGACTTGGAATCGATACGCTTATGTCGGTAACAATCCGTTGAACTTCATCGATCCTGATGGTCTATTTAGAGGGGAGACAAGAGAAAATCCTATCGATGGAGGGCAAGTAGATGTTTGCGAAGATCAGGAAACTGGTGAGCCCTGTAGGCCGGATCATGAAAGTCACTCTACTAAATCTGACAAGTCGCCGGATTTTGACAGTTTTAGAAACTTCGTCTCAGAGGCCTACCACAGAGATGGCGGTCAGGGTGAGGCGAGGTCAGCCCTGATGAGATCTAGTTTCAGTGTCTCTCTTCAGGCTGCGGGCGTGGGTGTCTGTGATGCGAACTGTCAGGTGCTGGGTCATGTCGCAGAGAATTTTTATTCAAATCCTGCTTACAATTCGATCGCAGATGCTCAGCAGGTATCGTTGTCTCTACTTGTAGGGGTTCCGGTCGGCGCCCGGGCGGCGGTTGCAGGTTCTCGGATTGCTCGCAGTTCTCGTATGTCTCTGTTTGGTAAAACTGGACTTCTTAATCACAATAGATATCTCAGGATTGGCTATGGGAGGCGAGGTGGTGAAAGGGTCTTTCGAATTGGTGGTTCTTGGGTCCACAAGGTCACGGGGCGGTCCAAGGTCGATCTCTGGACGATCGGAAGACTGTGA